CCAGTTGTCCTTCTGCCACTTCTTCCAGTCGCGCGGCCAGGACGCGTCACGGCACTGCACCGAGGTGTAGACGCTGTAGCCGTTGTCACCGGAGGAGTCGACGGCGGCGAAGTTCTGGTACGCCTCGACCAGTGGGTCGGAGTTCTTGTCGCCCACGTAGGCGGCGAACGCCTCGGCGAGGAAGGGCCAGTAGCCGTTGTAGTAGCCGCCGGGGAGGAAGGTGTCCTCCAGTTCGGAGGCGCCCACCTTCACCGAGCCGCCGACCGGCTTCTTGGCGAGGGCGGCACGCATGGCGTACCACTTCGCCTCGATCTTCTTCGGGTCGGTGCCCAGCTTGTACGTGGCGTTGTGCTTGGCGACCCACGCCATGAACGCCTTGTGGCGCTTGTCGAAGGCGTAGTCCTGGTCGAGGTTGTCCTCGTACCAGACGCCGGTCGGGTCGACGATCGAGTCCAGCACCAGACGCCGTACGCGCTCGGGGTAGAGCTTGGCGTAGACCGCGCCGAGGTAGGTGCCGTACGAGTAACCGAAGTAGTTGATCTTCTTGGCGCCGAGGGCCTTGCGGATGGAGTCCAGGTCCTTCACGGCGCTGATCGTGTTGATGTAGGGCAGGACATCCTTGTGCTTCGTGCCGCAGGCCTTGGCGAAGTCCTGGGCCCGCTTGAGGTTCGCCTTCTCTATCGCGGCCGTGCTGGGCACGGAGTCCGGGCGCACCGGATCGAAGTACCCCGGCTTGCAGTTGAGGGCGGGCTTGCTGGCGCCCACGCCGCGCGGGTCGAAGCCGATGACGTCGTACTGGGCCGCGACCTTCTTCGGCAGCGAGGAGGCGACGAATCCGGCCAGCGTCAGACCGCTGCCGCCGGGGCCGCCGGGGTTGACCAGCAGCGGGCCCTGGTACGTCTTCGAGGTGTGCGGCACGCGGGACAGGGCCAGCGTGATCTTCTTGCCGCTCGGCTTCGCGTAGTCCAGCGGCACCTTCACCGACGCGCACTGCAGCGTCGGGTAGTCGTCAGTGGCGCACTTCTTCCAGGCGACCTTCGCGGCGGCGGCCTGGACGGTGTTCGCGGCGGACGACCCGCTCGCGTTGGCGGGAACGGCGCTGAGCGTCCCGGCCAGGACGACACCGGCGCCGCACAGCACGGCTGCGCTTCTTCTCATGGAGTTCTCTCGCAACGGTGAGGGGGGTTCACGGACCGCGGGTACGCGGCCCGTGCCGCATGGTTCCGGAAGAGGGCACCCCTCACTCAGTCATTCGACCAAGACTTGACCGAATTGAGTCATTGCTTACTCACAGACGAAGCACAGAAGGGGGCAGTTGCACAGATCCGGGACACTGCCTCAGGTCGCCGCACAGCTCACGCTCGGCACACCGCCACCTCCCGGCGCGCCCCCGAACCCGAAGCTCGCCGAACCGCCCGCCGGGACCGTCCCGTTGTGGGCCGCGTTGGCCGCGGTGACCGTCGCCCCGCTCTGGGTGTACGAGGCGTTCCACATGGTCGTCACCCGCTGGGAGCCGGGCCAGGTCCAGGTCACCTTCCAGGAACTGAGCGCTTTCGTACCGGTGTTGGTGACCTTCACCTCGGCGTTGAAGCCGCTGCCCCAGTCGCTGCTGACGGTGTACGCGGCGGTGCAGGCCGGTGTCCCGCCGCCCGGGTCGCCCGGGTCACCGGGGTCCTCCGGATCGCCGGGGCCGGTGCCCCCGCCCGGCGGGAAGCCCGGCGCCTTGATGCTCGTCAGATAGCCGTCCTTGACCGTGTCCACGGTCTGCCAGTCGTCCTTCAGGATGCCGCCGGTGTCACCGGAGTTGGGGTTCCAGGACCAGAAGGTCCAGTGGAAGGAGTCGTTGCCGTGGGCGGAGGTCGAGCGCAGATACGTCACCAGGGCCGACAGCCAGCGCTGGTCGACCGTCGACTGGAGGGTCGTACCGAACTCGCCGAGCCACACCGGCGCGATGTTCTGCTTGAAGATGTAGCCCCAGTACCTGTCCCAGACGCCCGGCATGTTGGCCGGGAAGGACGGGTCGTCGAACCAGCTCTGCTGGGCGACGCTCGTGGCGTAGTCGTGGGCCGAGTACACGACCCGGTTCGGCACGTCGAGTTGTACGGGGTACTGGGCCACGCCCATCAGATTGCCGCCCCACCAGCCCGAGACACCGTTGAACGTCTGGACGCCCTCGACGAGGATCAGCAGGTCCGGGTTGACGGAGAGGACCGCGTTGCCCGCGCGCTGGGCGGCCAGCCGCCAGTCCCTCGCCGTGTCGCCGCAGCCCCAACAGGCGGGATCGTGGGGCTCGTTGTGCAGGTCGATGCCGACGACGGTCGAATTCCCCTTGTAGCGGGTGGCCAGCGCCTTGAGGTTGGTGATCCAGGTCGTCTCGGGGACGGCCGAGGTGTACCAGAGGGCCGACTGGCCCGCCGCGTCCGGGCGGTGCCGGTCGAGGATGATCTTCAGACCGCTCTGACCGGCGTACGCGACGATCTTGTCCAGCACCTGGAGGGACGTCAGACCCTGGAGGTCGGCGTTCTTGCCGTCGGAGTGGTTGAGGCTGTCGGGCATGGTGCCGGGTTTGAGGATGTCGTCGCTGTAGGGCATGCGGATGGTGTTGTAGCCCAGCGACTTCATCTGGTCGATCATGCTCTTGTAGTCGCGGGACCAGAGGCCGTGGGTGACGTGGTTGGCGGTCTCGAAGCCGAACCAGTTGATGCCGGCGATCCGGACGGACTGACCGTTCGCGTCCAGGATCTGCCGTCCGCTGGTACGCCAGTAACCGGCTCCGGCCTCGGCCGCACCGACCGCCTCGGCCCCCTCGGCCGCACCGGTCGCACCGACCGCCGCCTGCGCGCCGCCGGTCAGGGGCAGCGCGAGCACGGCGGCGGCCGCGCACAGGGTGCCCAGAGTTCTCCGTAAGCTGCGGAACATAGCGCTGCTTCCTCCTCGGGAGGCGCGGGGCCGGAACAGGGTGGGAGCGCTCCCACCCCCCGCACCTCCCATGGAAGACAGATCGCATGAACACGTCAAGGCGTCCGGCGCCACCTGGTACACCGGACGCCCTTGGCCGTGCTCACCGGCTCAGCTTCTGGAACCTCCGTACCGCCAGCGGGAGGAAGATCAGCGTGAGCACCACCGGCCACACCCCGGCCATCAGCAGCGCGTTCTCCTCGATCCAGGAGTCGCCGCCGCCGACCGGCGTGCCGAACAGGTCGCGGGTCGCGGCGGCCGTGGAGGAGATCGGGTTCCAGGCGGCGATCCAGCCCAGCCAGTCGGGCATGAGCTGCGGGGCGACGAAGATGCTGGAGATCATGGTCAGCGGGAAGGCGACCGCGAAGAGACCGCCCGCCGCCTCCGGGTTGGGCACCAGCAGGCCCAGCCAGACGCCGATCCAGATCAGCGCGAAGCGCAGCCAGAGCAGCAGCCCGAACGCGGCCAGGAAGCCGAGGCCGGCGTCGGGGCGCCAGCCCATCGCGAGGGCCGTCAGCATCATGATGGCCAACTCGGCGCAGGCGACGAGGAGATCGGTGACTCCCCGCCCCGCGACCACCGCCGACGGCGCCATCGGCATGGAGCGGAACCGGTCGATGACACCCTTGGTGGAGTCGTAGACCACGAGGGTCGCCGTGTTGATGAACCCGAAGGCCATCGTCATCACGAACATCCCCGGCATCAGGAAGTCCCGGTAGTCCCCGCCGCCGGGCACCTGCATGGCGCTGCCGAAGACATAGCCGTAGAGGAGGACGGAGAGGATCGGGAAGCCCAACTGCCAGGCAATGTTGACCGGTTGGCGCCGGTAGTGGGTGAGGCCGCGGCGGACGATGTTCCAGACGTCGGCCAGCACCCAGTACGTACGGCCGTGCGCGCTCGACACGTTCAGGTCGACGGCGCTCGTGGCGACGGTCCTCGTGCCGGCGGCTCCGGCGGCGACGGCGTTCGGATCGACGGCGGTCATGCGGCGGCCCCCTTGTCGTTCTCGTCGGTCTTCTCCGTGCGGTGGCCCGTCAGGCGCAGGAACACGTCGTCCAGGCTGGGCCTGCGCAGGCCGATGTCCTCGACCCGTACACCCTCGTCCTGGAGGGTGCGGGCCACCTCGGTGAGGGCCGAGACGCGGTCGGTCACGGGCGCGTGGACCCGCAACTCCGTCTCGTCCGACTCCGGTTCGCCGTCCGAGACGCGGGCGACGACCTTCACCGCGCGCGGGATGTCGGCGCGCTCGGCGACGACGACCTCGATCCGGTCACCGCCGACCGTGCTCTTCAGCCCGTCCGGGGTGTCGTCCGCGATGGCCCGTCCCTGGTCGATGACGGTGATGCGCGAGGCGAGCCGGTCGGCCTCCTCCAGATACTGCGTGGTGAGCAGCACGGTCGTCCCGCTCGCCACCAACGCCCGTACGGAGTCCCAGACTTCGCCCCGGCTGCGCGGGTCGAGGCCGGTCGTCGGCTCGTCGAGGAAGAGGACGGCCGGGGCGAGGATCATCGACGCGGCGAGGTCGAGCCGACGCCGCATACCGCCGCTGTACTTGCCGACGCCCTTGTCGGCGGCGTCGGTGAGGTCGAACCGGTCGAGCAGCTCGACCGCGCGCAGCTTCGCCCGCTGCCCGCCGAGATGGAACAGCCGGCCGAACATCTCCAGGTTCTGACGACCGGTCAGCACCTCGTCCACGGCGGCGTACTGCCCCGTGAGGCCGATGCGGGCCCGCACCTCGCGCGGGTGCCGCGCCACATCGAGGCCGGCCACCGTCGCCCGGCCGCCGTCCAGGCGCAGCAGCGTGGAGAGGATGCGCACGGCGGTGGTCTTGCCCGCGCCGTTCGGACCGAGGAGGCCGTGCACCGTGCCCTCGCGGACGGTGAGGTCGAAGCCGTCCAGCGCGCGTTTCTCCCCGTACCGCTTCTCCAGACCCTCGGCCCGGACCGCGTATCCGTCACTCATCGAGTCCCCCTCACCAGACGTCCGTCAAGAACTGAGTACACCGTACCCGATTTCGCGTACGACGTACCCAGTTTTTTCGCGAGCACCTAAACTCGGGCTCATGACAAGGGGCAAGAGCGCTACGGCGGGCGGTGCGGCAGGCGCGGCGGGCAGCACCGCCGGCGGCACGGAGACCAGCGGCAGCGGCGACATCGTCCGCACACAGCAACTGCTCTGGGACACCGGCCCACGCCCCAGTCGCGGCCCGAAGCCGGGGCTCACCCTGGACCGGATCGTGGAGGCGGCGGTCCGGGTCGCCGACACGGAGGGGCTGCACGCCCTCTCCATGCGCCGGGTCGCCACCGAACTCGGCACCGGGACCATGTCCCTGTACCGCTACCTCCCCGGCAAGGGCGAACTGCTGGACCTGATGCTCGACCGCGTCCAGCGGCCCTCCGAGAACCCGGCCGACCTCGGCGACGGCGGCTGGCGCTCGGCCCTGGAGGCGATGGGCCGCGCCACCCTGGCCCTCTACCGCCGCCACCCCTGGCTGCTCCAGGTCAACCAGTCCCGCCCGGTCCTCGGGCCGAGCGCGCTCGACGGCATGGAGAAGGTGCTCTCCCGCATCAAGTCCATGGGGCTGACCGACCCCGAACTGATCTCAGCGGTCGTCGCGGTGGACGGCTACGTGGTCGGCGCGGCCCGCACCCAGCTCTACGCGCAGGAGGCGGAACACCGCACCGGCCTCACCGACGCGGAGTTCTGGCAGGCCCAGGCGCCCATCCTGGAGGAACTGATGCTCTCCGGCCGCTACCCCCTCCTCGCCGGCCTCTCCGAGGACGCGTTCGGTACGGACTTCGACCACTTCGAGTTCGGGTTGCAGCGCCTTCTGGACGGCCTGGAGGTGTACGTGAACCGGCGGCGCGAGGGCGGGGAGGCCGGGGGTGGGTAGTGGGGGCTGCGGGCAGGCTGGGGCTGCGGGGAGCCGGGGCTCTGGGCAGCCGGGCGTTGCGCGGAGCCGGAGGGCTCAAGACGACGGGCGGTTGCGGGGGTGGCCAGGCGGTTGCGGGTGACCTGGGGCTGTGAAGAGCCGGGGCTGTAGGGAGCCGGGGGCTCAGGACGACGGGCGGTTGCGGGTAGCCGGGGGCTCAGGACGACGGGCGACGTAGTAGGCGCCTGAAGCCCCATACGACGACGACCGCGCCGGCCACGGCGAGCGCGCCGACCTTGACGGTCGAGCTGGTGCCCTCGCCGTCGGCCTGGGCCGTACCCGAAGCGTCCCCGTCGGACCCGGAGGAGGACGAGCCGGAGCCGCCGCTCCCGGAGCCGCCGCCGGGCACGTCCCGCGCGACGACCGAGCTGCCGGACCCCTCACTGCCGTACATGATCTTCGAGCCGTCGGTGCGGAAGGTCACCGACTCCCCCTGCCGCTGCAGGGGCACGCTCAGCCGCTCGACCTTCTTGATCTTGCCGCCGTTCCAGTCGTAAAGGATGCCGCCGAAGTACGCGCGCAGGGCGAGCTGCTTGCCGTCCGGCGAGAACGCGCCGTCCGTGACCTCCAGATCGGGCACGGCGGCGACCTTCCTGAACACGTTGGTGCCGGAGGCAGACAGCTCGGCCGGTCCTTCGTACAGGGACCCGCCCGCCTCGTTCTTGTCGGCGATGTAGACCCGCCCGGTCTTCGGGTGCACCATCAGCGCCTCCGCGTCCCGCGCCCCGTCCTCGTACTTCACGACGTACTGCGTGGCCTTGAGCGTCTGGTCCTTCAGCTCCTTCGGCTCCGGCAGCTCGTAGATCCACACGTACGCCCAGGTGCCGCCGAGGTTGTCGCCGATGTCGCCGACGTAGAGCTTGTTGTCCGGGCCCATGGAGATCGCCTCGACGTCACGCGGGGTGCCGACGCCCGTCATGGTGACCGTGGCGACCGTCTCGCCCGTCTCGCTGTCGACGGCGTAGAGGTACGCCCCGTCGTCGCTGTCGTTGTGGGTCCAGTAGACCCCCGGGTGCTGGCGCGACGCGGCGAGACCGCTCGACTCGGTGATCCGCGAGTCCTTCATCGTGAACCCGTCGTCGTCGGCGACCGCGGGCGCGGCCGGGAGGGCGGCGAACAGGAGCGCGGCGAGACCGGCGAGACCGGCGAAGCCGGGGCGGGCCGCGCGGAACCGGCGGAGGGGGTGAGGGCGGTTGAGGGGGCGACGGCGCATGGGCCCAAGCCTGCCATCTCGCTCCGCTGGGTGGGGTGGGGGAGCGCCGTGGGGGTCCGGGGTGCGTCGTCGGGCGCGGCCCGGTGGGGCTTCTCGCGCAGTTCCCCGCGCCCCTGAAAAGCAGGGGCGCGGGGAACTGCGCGACCAGCCCCGACGCACCCGCACCCGGCAACGTGGCCAGACTCACAGCTCCCCATGTCCCGGCCGTCGCCTACCAGTCGGTAGCGATCGTTCATGATGTGCGGATGCTCAGGTTCATGCCCGTAGGCGACTCCATGACGATCGGGAGCGCGGGCGAACACACATGGCGCTACCGGCTCTGGCAGCACCTGCGCACGACGTACAACGGCCCCTTCAAGATCGTCGGGCCGCGCGAGACGCTCTACGACAAGGCGACGGACACCCCGACGTCGTACGAGTACGCCGACACCGACCCGCGTTTCCCCCGCGCCCACCTCGCGGGCTGGGGCGAGGGCTGGCTGCACATGGCCCCGCTGATCGCCGACGCGGTCCGCACCCACCGGGCCGACGTCCTCCTCGTCTCCCTCGGCCTCATCGACCTGGGCTTCTACACCAACGCCGAGCAGACCGCCGAGAACACCCGCCGTTTCGTCGAGGCCGCCCGCGAGGCCGACCCGCACATCCGCATGGTCCTCCTGCCGGTCACCCCGAACATCCGCGCCGTGTCCGACGCCCCCTTCGCCGCCCAGGTCGCCCGCTTCAACGAACTCCTCGCCAAGACGGCCGCCGACCTCGACGAACCCCGCTCGCCCCTCCTGCTGGCCTCCCCTCCCCCGTCGTACGACATCAACTGGGACACCTACGACGGCACCCACCCCAACGCCTCCGGCGAACACAAACTGGCGGCGACGTTCGCCAACGCGATGCACGAGGCCTGGGACCTGGGGGGACCGTACGAGCTGCCGTACTCCTGAGCTCACACGTCCCGTCGGCAAGGGAGTTTGGTCGTCCGTCCGTGCCCTGGTCACCGTGCGTATCGTTGTACTGCGCGGCCGTCCTCGGTCGAGGGGCGGCCGGGGAGGAGCGCCACGATGACCGTCCTTGAAGACAGGATCGCGATGGCCGACAGCGACAACACGCGCCAGCTGGACGACATGTTCGAACGGCTCGAGAAGATGCCCGTCCCCGAGGGATACAAGGTAGAGATCGTCGGGGGGACCATCTACATGTCGCCGCAGCGGGA
This genomic stretch from Streptomyces deccanensis harbors:
- a CDS encoding alpha/beta hydrolase, whose protein sequence is MRRSAAVLCGAGVVLAGTLSAVPANASGSSAANTVQAAAAKVAWKKCATDDYPTLQCASVKVPLDYAKPSGKKITLALSRVPHTSKTYQGPLLVNPGGPGGSGLTLAGFVASSLPKKVAAQYDVIGFDPRGVGASKPALNCKPGYFDPVRPDSVPSTAAIEKANLKRAQDFAKACGTKHKDVLPYINTISAVKDLDSIRKALGAKKINYFGYSYGTYLGAVYAKLYPERVRRLVLDSIVDPTGVWYEDNLDQDYAFDKRHKAFMAWVAKHNATYKLGTDPKKIEAKWYAMRAALAKKPVGGSVKVGASELEDTFLPGGYYNGYWPFLAEAFAAYVGDKNSDPLVEAYQNFAAVDSSGDNGYSVYTSVQCRDASWPRDWKKWQKDNWAVYKKAPFMTWNNAWYNAPCAFWPTKSLKPVNVANSKLPPTLLFQATDDAATPYQGGLTVHKLLKNSSLVVEQGGGNHGITLSGNSCLDKYLATYLTNGKVPHGKGKVDATCKKLPDPKPAAPQEASAQSTLSTQGPAATGGETLHGILGFRG
- a CDS encoding ABC transporter permease, whose amino-acid sequence is MTAVDPNAVAAGAAGTRTVATSAVDLNVSSAHGRTYWVLADVWNIVRRGLTHYRRQPVNIAWQLGFPILSVLLYGYVFGSAMQVPGGGDYRDFLMPGMFVMTMAFGFINTATLVVYDSTKGVIDRFRSMPMAPSAVVAGRGVTDLLVACAELAIMMLTALAMGWRPDAGLGFLAAFGLLLWLRFALIWIGVWLGLLVPNPEAAGGLFAVAFPLTMISSIFVAPQLMPDWLGWIAAWNPISSTAAATRDLFGTPVGGGDSWIEENALLMAGVWPVVLTLIFLPLAVRRFQKLSR
- a CDS encoding GDSL-type esterase/lipase family protein — encoded protein: MLRFMPVGDSMTIGSAGEHTWRYRLWQHLRTTYNGPFKIVGPRETLYDKATDTPTSYEYADTDPRFPRAHLAGWGEGWLHMAPLIADAVRTHRADVLLVSLGLIDLGFYTNAEQTAENTRRFVEAAREADPHIRMVLLPVTPNIRAVSDAPFAAQVARFNELLAKTAADLDEPRSPLLLASPPPSYDINWDTYDGTHPNASGEHKLAATFANAMHEAWDLGGPYELPYS
- a CDS encoding ATP-binding cassette domain-containing protein produces the protein MSDGYAVRAEGLEKRYGEKRALDGFDLTVREGTVHGLLGPNGAGKTTAVRILSTLLRLDGGRATVAGLDVARHPREVRARIGLTGQYAAVDEVLTGRQNLEMFGRLFHLGGQRAKLRAVELLDRFDLTDAADKGVGKYSGGMRRRLDLAASMILAPAVLFLDEPTTGLDPRSRGEVWDSVRALVASGTTVLLTTQYLEEADRLASRITVIDQGRAIADDTPDGLKSTVGGDRIEVVVAERADIPRAVKVVARVSDGEPESDETELRVHAPVTDRVSALTEVARTLQDEGVRVEDIGLRRPSLDDVFLRLTGHRTEKTDENDKGAAA
- a CDS encoding WD40 repeat domain-containing protein — translated: MRRRPLNRPHPLRRFRAARPGFAGLAGLAALLFAALPAAPAVADDDGFTMKDSRITESSGLAASRQHPGVYWTHNDSDDGAYLYAVDSETGETVATVTMTGVGTPRDVEAISMGPDNKLYVGDIGDNLGGTWAYVWIYELPEPKELKDQTLKATQYVVKYEDGARDAEALMVHPKTGRVYIADKNEAGGSLYEGPAELSASGTNVFRKVAAVPDLEVTDGAFSPDGKQLALRAYFGGILYDWNGGKIKKVERLSVPLQRQGESVTFRTDGSKIMYGSEGSGSSVVARDVPGGGSGSGGSGSSSSGSDGDASGTAQADGEGTSSTVKVGALAVAGAVVVVWGFRRLLRRPSS
- a CDS encoding cellulase family glycosylhydrolase, with the translated sequence MFRSLRRTLGTLCAAAAVLALPLTGGAQAAVGATGAAEGAEAVGAAEAGAGYWRTSGRQILDANGQSVRIAGINWFGFETANHVTHGLWSRDYKSMIDQMKSLGYNTIRMPYSDDILKPGTMPDSLNHSDGKNADLQGLTSLQVLDKIVAYAGQSGLKIILDRHRPDAAGQSALWYTSAVPETTWITNLKALATRYKGNSTVVGIDLHNEPHDPACWGCGDTARDWRLAAQRAGNAVLSVNPDLLILVEGVQTFNGVSGWWGGNLMGVAQYPVQLDVPNRVVYSAHDYATSVAQQSWFDDPSFPANMPGVWDRYWGYIFKQNIAPVWLGEFGTTLQSTVDQRWLSALVTYLRSTSAHGNDSFHWTFWSWNPNSGDTGGILKDDWQTVDTVKDGYLTSIKAPGFPPGGGTGPGDPEDPGDPGDPGGGTPACTAAYTVSSDWGSGFNAEVKVTNTGTKALSSWKVTWTWPGSQRVTTMWNASYTQSGATVTAANAAHNGTVPAGGSASFGFGGAPGGGGVPSVSCAAT
- a CDS encoding TetR/AcrR family transcriptional regulator, whose amino-acid sequence is MTRGKSATAGGAAGAAGSTAGGTETSGSGDIVRTQQLLWDTGPRPSRGPKPGLTLDRIVEAAVRVADTEGLHALSMRRVATELGTGTMSLYRYLPGKGELLDLMLDRVQRPSENPADLGDGGWRSALEAMGRATLALYRRHPWLLQVNQSRPVLGPSALDGMEKVLSRIKSMGLTDPELISAVVAVDGYVVGAARTQLYAQEAEHRTGLTDAEFWQAQAPILEELMLSGRYPLLAGLSEDAFGTDFDHFEFGLQRLLDGLEVYVNRRREGGEAGGG